The stretch of DNA CATTCTTCCCGCTACCTAAAGATTGGTTTCGCTTTAATTTGCAGGGAAACTGGTTTTTATGGGGATTGGGAGGATACTGTGCTGCACTTCCACTGGTGGTAATTGTGTCGTTGATTAATCAACAAATCTGGCAAGGACAGGGTGGTAGTAATCCACTATTATCTTTAGCATTGCAGGCACAAGACCAAGTAGCATTGGCTATTTTCTTTTTTACCGCTGCGATCGCCGCACCGATTTTCGAGGAATTACTGTTTCGTGGTTTTCTCTTACCTTCACTTACTCGTTACATGTCGGTTTGGAGTGCGATTGTTTTGAGTTCGTTGTTGTTTGCAGTGGCGCACCTGAGTGTTGCTGAAATTCTGCCATTGACAGTTTTAGGAATTGTCTTAGGGGTTGTTTATACGCGATCGCGCAATCTCCTCGCACCGATGCTTCTCCACAGTCTTTGGAATAGTGGCACGCTTTTAAGTTTATTTATTTTGGGTAGTGGTTCTGTTTAATTTGTTGCTCAGTAGTGGATCTCTAGCTTTAAAACATAGCGTCCAAGTTGCACTTGCGACCATAATTCATATTCAATTTGAAGTTGCTGCGGTAAGGGGCGGCTAACTAAATTTAATTGCTGCGTAAAATTACGCATTTGCAGTATATTTTCGCTACCCTGAAAAAATCCATTTCCTAACCAATAGCGACTAATTCCGTAAACTCCGCGCTCCCAAAAATGACGATAACATACTTGATTTTCCGCTTGTTTGGTCATAATAACTCGATAAGGTGAAATTTCGAGCCAAAGAAGACTGGTACTGACAGGTGAAGGTTCTGTTATTAATAAATGAAAGCTCTCGCGATCTTTTTGTTCTAGCGTAGCTACAGTTTGCACAACGTACCGTAAGGGTAAATCTGTAGAAATTAATGAAAGCAAGACTGGTTGACGGTAACGAGTCAGCATGAGTAAAAAGACCGCCTGGCTGGTACAGCGCTAGTTTATCTTAAACAAGGCTTACGCCATTGTTCTTAAAGCAAAGCTTAATAAGGTAACATCTACATATATACATACAATGAACGCAAATACATAAGCTTTGACTTTCCATATTACTTGGGTGAACTCTTATTAGATTGGCGAAAGTTATTGTTCTAAACGAACCTTTCTAGACACAGAGAACGCACAGAGAATAATAGGGGGTTTTCATGCACGATTTAGGAGCGCTATAACTGTCGTTTCATTTGAGAAACTACGCACAAGTATGTGGCGGTTTCCCAATTGCTACTTTTTAGCCCATAAATCAACTTTTACTTGACGTGCGACGTTTTAAAAAATATTTCGTAAGGAGAAAAGAAGTACTCTATGAATCCTGGTGGTAGGATTGGCTCAATACCAGGAACCATACTAGAATATTGCGATTGATAAGCTGCCAAAGCTGCTATTTTTTTCTTAAGGACTTTGTTAATTGGTAATCTGTAAACATGGGCAAGCTCTGGAGATTTAAAATCAAGTTGATGTGGTATCCAGCGTGCCCACACAGGATACTGCAACACTTCAATGGGTAAGTTAGATTCTTGAACTGCGGCTTGCACTAAAGCATAAGTTTCTTTATGGTCAGGATGAATATCTTCTTTGTAAGGTACATATACCTCTTGCGGTTGGCGATCGCGTAATAATTGCACTAATTGATTAATCGTCGCTTGACGTTCCACAGCAGATAGCGTGGCTAAACCACCATCAGGTTTCCCTAGAAAGTGAATGGCTGATTGTGCAACACCGAGAGTTTTCAAGGCTTGAATAGCTTCTTGCTGGCGAATTTGCACAAGCTGATCGGGAGAAATTTGGGGATACTCTGCGTAGGAAGCCCTACCATCAGTGAGAAATACGACATCTAAAGCAACTCCCCGATCGCACTTGAGTGCAATTGTGCCACCACAACCCAAGGTTTCGTCATCTTGATGTGGTGCAAAGACAATTGCCGATTTCTGATTCGAGGCGATCGTTTTGCTTTTCTGATACAACCACCACAAGTAGATAAACCTTAATTTTGAGAGCAATCGCTGCTTAATTTTTTGATAATATCTATTCATAAATAGATTTCCTAGTTAACTGTAACAATTTCAACTTCACTAGATTTATTTATTGATAGGTCGTTTTTACTTCTTAGAGCTTGAGAATACTTAAGACTGCCTTTGAAAAGTCCTATATTCCAGCTAAGTACCCACAACCATTCAGCAAATTTACTTCTATTTTGAAGATAAAAAATAATTTTAATTGGATATACTAAAACTTTTATTAAATAACCAAAAGTATTAATTTTATTGGCTGTTATTCCGTAAAGCGAGCGGAGGTATATATGGCTTTCAGCCCAGCATTTGCCTTGCTTATAAATATCTTGAAATGTATGTCTTAGGCGAATTTGAGCAACTGCCTCTTCAATGAAATACAGTTGAGCACCTAATAGTTGAACTCGGAAACAATAGTCCGTGTCTTCTGCATATATCAAGTCTTCATTGAATCCACCTACAGCTTCGTGCAGTGCTTTTTTAATACCAAGATTTCCACTTCCTGCAAAAGGTAGATAAGGGGGAAATTCATACTGCGAAAGTCCTAGTTTTTGAACTTGAAAGATACCAGTATTCAATAACCAAGGTTCATTAAGTTGCGTGTAATCAAAACGCCCAGCGACAAAATCATATTTGAGAAGTGCTTCGCCCATTGCGGTTAACCAGCCAGGCTCAACCTGATCGTCTGCATCACAAAATAGGAGTGCTTCGCCAGTTGCAACTTTAGCACCAGCGTTGCGTGCGTGAGCCGCACCAGGGCGATCGCTAGCCTGAATCAACCGCAGATTTGGAATGTGTTTTTGATAGTTTTTAACGATTGCCACAGATTCATCTGTTGAACCATTATCAACAACAATGATTTCCCATTCTGTCCATGTTTGTTTAGCAAGTGCTTCTAACTGTACTGCAATCGTTTTTGCTGCATTAAAGCAAGGGATAATAACACTTATCTTCATCTTTTTAGTTGGTTTGTTAGTTTTTTATATTAATTATTAATAGGCGATATACGTATCTTCTTGATATGATTTAAATTTTTAACTAAATTTTTAGCTGATTCATCAAATATCCTCAACAACTGATTTGACGATCGCTAACACTTTAAACTGAATAAATTGTATTTTAAGTAACTATACGCGAATATCCTGACAGTTATACTCAAAAAAGTAAAGCACGATACTTATACTTAAACAATGCCTTTATATTGCTGACAGTTTTATAAATTTTTAGTGAAACAATTGATATCTCGATCAGTATTAGAGAAGCAAGCTCATAGAAAGTCTTACCAAAACTGATGCAATTGAGTTTATCTAGGACTTTATTACTTAAGTGCGAATACTGCGGTAGGATAAATTACACGCATTACGTGAGTCTCCATGTCGGTTGTTATCACGCAAGAAACGAATCGTCACCAACATCTTGTTATTAATCGTACTACTGGACTATCCTTACACGGTTGTATCCGAGTTCCAGGAGATAAATCGATTTCGCATCGGGCTTTGATGCTAGGCGCGATCGCCTCTGGTGAAACGCACATTCAAGGGCTACTGCTAGGCGAAGATCCGCGCAGTACAGCAAGCTGTTTTCAAGCGTTGGGGGCGGAAATTTCTGAGTTAAATACTGAATTAGTTACCGTAAAAGGTATTGGATTAGGACAGTTGCAAGAACCTGTCGATGTCCTCAACGCCGGAAATTCTGGGACAACGCTACGGTTAATGCTGGGAATTTTAGCGGCGCATCCTGGGCGGTTTTTTGCTGTTACTGGGGATAGTTCGTTGCGATCGCGTCCAATGTCGCGTGTCGTCAAACCTTTGCAACAAATGGGAGCGCAAATTTGGGGACGCAAAGATAATTCGCTAGCACCGCTAGCAATACAAGGACGATCGCTCAAACCCATTCATTACCATTCACCGATCGCATCTGCACAAGTTAAATCGTGTATTCTCCTAGCCGGATTAACGACTGAAGGTGAAACAACTGTCACCGAACCAGCATTGTCGCGCGATCATAGCGAACGAATGCTACAAGCTTTTGGGGCAAAACTTAGCGTCGATCCTGATACGCGTAGTGTCACAGTCACAGGACCTGCGCAACTACAAGGACAAACTGTAATTGTTCCTGGCGATATTAGTTCGGCGGCTTTTTGGCTAGTTGCAGCAGCAATTGTTCCCGATTCCGAATTAATTATTGAAAATGTCGGCGTAAATCCTACACGCACGGGTATTTTAGAAGCGTTATCGATGATGAACGCGGATGTTCAGTTAGAAAATCAGCGTATAGTTGCAGGCGAACCTGTCGCCGATTTGCGCGTACGTTCGAGTCAACTCAAAAGTTGTACGATCGCTGGCGATTTAATTCCGCGATTGATTGATGAAATCCCGATTCTTGCAGTCGCCGCCGTGTTTGCACAAGGAACAACCGTGATTCGCGACGCGGAGGAATTGCGCGTGAAAGAAAGCGATCGCATTGCTGTTATGGCAAATCAACTGCAACGCATGGGGGCTAAAGTCACTGAACTTCCCGATGGCTTAGAAATTGTTGGCGGAACTCCATTAACGGGTACAGATGTCGATAGTCATACCGATCATCGCATTGCCATGAGTTTAGCGATCGCCGCGCTCAATAGTACCGGAACGACAACAATTAATCGTGCAGAAGCAGCAGCTATTTCCTACCCAGATTTTGTGCCTACACTCGAGCAAGTTTGTTGTATGTAGATGTGGTAGGTAAGTGTTATTACTGATCGTCTTGATAGCTAATTTATTGATTGCTGCTGGACTAGAAGTAGATCTATCAACAATCAACGCGAGTCTTTTTACACTTGTAAAGTTGCGCCTAACCGATAGCGATTGTGCGGTGCATCTAAATCTAAAACCGGTCCTTTGGGAACAATACGTGTCGGATTCACTTTGGGATGACTCATGTAGTAATGCTTTTTGATATGGTCAAAATGACACGTTTCTTTGACGCCCTTTTGCTGGTAAAGGTCTTTTAGATAATTCCAGAGATTGGGATAATCGGCAATTCGTCGTAAGTTGCACTTGAAATGCACGTAGTAAACAGGATCGAAGCGCAGTAGTGTGGTAAACATACACCAATCAGCTTCAGTTAAGCGATCGCCACACAAATAACGTTGTTCGGATAAGACATGTTCCCAATAATCTAATGCTTCAAACAACTCGGTGACGGCTTCTTCATAGGCAGATTGCGTCGTTGCAAAACCAGCGCGATAAACTCCATTGTTGATCGGTTGATAAATTGCATCAATCGTTTCGTCAATTTTTTGCTGCTGTTCTTGCGGATAAAAATGAATATCTTGTTTAGCGTAAGCTTCAAACTCAGTATCCAACATCCGGATAATTTCGCGGGATTCGTTATTGACAATTGTGCTAGTTTCCTTATCCCACAAAACAGGTACCGTCACTCGACCGCTGTAATTAGGATCGGCTTTGAGGTAAATTTCCCACAAGTAATTCGTGTGGTTTACCGTGTCAGGAATACTCCCTGGTTCCTCCTCAGAGAATTCCCAACTATTTTGATCGATCACTGGTGCAACAACCGAAAGACCAATGACATCTTCTAACCCTTTCAACCGTCGCATAATCGCGGTACGATGCGCCCAAGGACAAGCCCAGGAGATATAAAGATGATAACGTCCTGGTTCAGCTTTAAAGCCACTCGAACCATCAGCAGTAATGGTGTCACGGAAGGTAGTTGAAGGACGTACAAACCGCCCGCCTTCATCTTCTTGTTCGCGTTCTGGCACCCATTTGCCATCAATGAGAACACCTAAACCCATTATGAAAATCTCCTGTAATTGCTTTCAAAGCCTTCCGACAAAAGTCGGGGCTATCAGTACAAAGTGTGCTTGCGCACACTAGATGAGAGTTTTAAGGAAAGACACAATTTCTTACTCCCCACCCTCATATATTGAAAGCTGTAATTACTCTTCAGCATTCAAAATTTGTGGCACTTTAAAGTATTCGCCTTCTTGTTCTGGCGCACTGCTGAGAATTGCATCGCGTTCTTCATAAGGTTGTAGTTCGTCAGGGCGGGTCACATTCGTAACTTCAATTGCTCTTGCTGTTGGCGGTACGTCAGTGACATCAAGTTCGCTGAGTTGTTCGAAGTAGTCCAAGATACTACTTAACTGCTTAGTAAATTGCTCCTCTTCTTCAGGAGTTAATTCTAATCGAGCTAAAAGCGCTACTTTGCGGACTTGTTCGCGATCAATCATAGATAGGAGGTAATGGGTAATCGGTAATTGGTAATTGGTGATGGGTAATGAAATTAGACTGAACTTTCTACTCGCTAGTCATTAGCCACCAGTCACAAGCCACTCACTAAAAGTTTTCGTGCATTCTACCAGTCGTCTTCAGCCAGTTTTGCGCTTCTAGGTAGTTGTTGGGAGCAATGCTGATGGCTCTTCTCCAATAATCGGCTGCCTTGTCAAATAAAGCTTCTGCACTGTCGTTATCGCCTGCTTCTTTAGCTCTTTCGCCTTGGTAATGATAAATCACCGCGATATTGTTGAGCGCTTGGATTAGACGCGGATTCGTTTCTAGAGCTTGGTGATAGTAATCTAGCGCTTTTTCGTGTTCGCCATTACTTGCGTGAATTAAGGCAATATTGTAGAAAATATAACTGCGATCGTAGGGGTCTTCTTCTAACTCTAAAGCTTCGTTGTAGTTATCTAACGCTTCCGCGTAGTCGCCATCGGCTTGAGCCGCCATACCATCGCGGTAGTAGACAAAAGCTTCTTTGGCTTTTTTATTCGTAGGCAAGATCTTTAAAATCAGATCCGCCATGACGGTAAAAGATTTATCGATAAAGTTATCGTTACGTTGAGTTCTTGGCATATGCCTCTAGATTAAACAGTATCTGCTATGAATTGCTCTCAAGGATATTGTAATTGAGAGCAGCATAAGGGCGTTGGCGATCGCACCCTTAATTCAGTCTCGATCCAGCTTCAGAAGGAGCGATCAATTAATAAGTTTTGTGTTGGCACTCACCGTAGAATCAGTCATTCCTATGAGAAAAGTCGAAGTTGTGCCCTATAACCCCCAGTGGCGAGACGCCTTTGCACGAGAAAAGCAGCAAGTTTGGCAAGCGCTTGGTGACAATGTAGTTGCGATTCATCATATTGGTAGTACTGCAATACCTGGTATTTACGCCAAACCGATTATTGATTTGTTAGTGGAGGTAAAAGAAATTGCAAAAATAGATCAATACAATTTATCAATGGAAGCCTTAGGCTATGAAGCGATGGGCGAGTTTGGTATTCCAGGTCGCCGTTACTTTCGCAAGAACAACGCAGCAGGTGTCAGAACACACCATGTTCATGCATTTGAAGCAGGCGAACCAGAAGTAGCGAAGCATTTGGCATTTAGAGACTACACGATCGCTCATTGGGAAGATGCACAGCAGTATAGCGACTTGAAGCGCGAGTTAGCTAGAAAGTATCCATACGACATTGACAGTTACATGGATGGGAAGCATGAATTTATTCAACAGATGAATGCAAAAGCAGCCGAATGGCGTGAGTCACAGAAAATTGATTGGTACACACCATAAGTATTAACCGCTAACAACTTCTATCTGTTTCAACTAGGAATTGACGTTAATATTGAACAACCAATGAAAAAGAGGTGAGACAGTGACCTCTACAACAACCAAAATCACTTTAGCAGAGTTCCTTAAGCTGCCTGAGACGAAACCAGCAAGTGAATATATTAGTGGCAAGATCGTTCAAAAGCCAATGCCCCAAGGAAGACACAGCCGCTTGCAAAGTAAGCTGTGTAACGTAATTAACGACATTACAGAAGAACAAAAAATTGCTTATGCTTTTCCTGAACTGCGTTGTAGCTTTGGCGATCGCTCAATTGTTCCAGATATTGCTGTCTTTCAGTGGCAACGAATTCCTTTCAATACGAGTGGAGAAGTCCCTGATAACTTTGAATTACCTCCTGATTGGGTAGTAGAGATTCTGTCTCCAAATCAACAGCCAAATCAAGTTATTGGTAATATTCTTCACTGTTTACAACATGGTAGTCGATTAGCTTGGTTTATTGACCCCGACGATCGCAGTGTATTAGTTTTCTTGCCAGGTCAGCAACCAGAACTGAAACAAGATAGCGATCGCTTACCTGTACTAGCAGAAATTCCTCTAGAGTTGACTACGGCGCAGGTTTTTGACTGGCTAAAAATGGCAACCTAATCATTACAAGGTTTTCTCAATGCTAGCTTCAGCATGATGAACGAGCGCTCTCAAATTCTCTAGCATTTCGCGATCGACATTCTGCCACAACCCGCGTTGATGTGCTTCTAATAATCTTTCTGCCATATCGCGCAGTGCCCAAGGATTTTTTTCTTGGATAAACTGCTGAACATTGGGATCGAATAAGTACGCGTTAGCGATTCCTTGATACATATGATCTTCCACACAATTTGCAGTCGCGTCGTAGGCAAATAAATAATCTACAGTCGCCGCCATTTCAAATGCACCTTTGTAACCGTGGCGCATCACTCCTGCAATCCACTTCGGGTTAATCACGCGGGAACGATAAACGCGGGCTATTTCTTCTTTGAGTTGACGCACGCGAGGGTTTGCTGGAATTGAGTTGTCACCAAAATAAGTTTGCGGGTTTTTTCCCTGCAAAGATCGTACTGCTGCGGTTAAGCCGCCTTGAAACTGGTAATAATCGTCCGAATCGAGTAAATCGTGTTCGCGGTTGTCTTGATTGTGTAAGACGATTTGCATTTGCTGTAAACGCTGTGCAAATGCTTCCGGAACGGCAGATCCTTGTGCCGATCGCGAGTAAGCGTAGCAACTCCAGTTAATATAAGCACGCGCTAAATCTTCGTCGTCGTGCCAGTTTTGTGCTTCAATTAAGCCTTGGAGTCCTGCACCATAAGCACCAGGTTTCGAGCCAAAAATCCGGTAACGCGATCGCGCCGAAGCTTGTTCTAAAGTTAACCCCGCTGTTTGCCATAGTTCTGTCTCGTGAGAAACTTGCGCTGCTAATGGATTTTGTTCAGGTGGTTCATCGAGTGCAGCTACAGCAGCAACAGCAGTATCGAATAAATCGATTAAATTTGCAAAAGCATCGCGGAAAAAGCCCGAAATTCGCAAAGTGACATCCACGCGCGGACGTCCTAACACCGATAGCGGTAAAACTTCCAAATCGACCACCCGCTGCGAAACACCATCCCACACAGGTCGCACTCCGAGTAATGCTAATGCTTCGGCAATATCATCGCCACCCGTCCGCATTGTCGAAGTTCCCCAAATTGATAAACCCAAAGTTTTAGGATATTCGCCATTTTCTTGTGCATAACGTTCAATCAAAGCTTCCGCAGCTTTGCGCCCAATATCCCAAGCTGTTTCTGTCGGAATTGCCCGAATATCCACAGAATAAAAATTGCGACCAGTTGGTAACACTTCGGGACGACCGCGAGTCGGCGCCCCCGCAGCACCACTTGGAACATACCGCCCATCTAAACCGCGTAATAAGTTCGTGATTTCTTGTTGTGTTTGTTGCAAAGAAGGTAGCAGGCGATCGCGTATCCAGGTGAGATTAGTGGTGAGTGGCTGGTGGTTAGTGGATAGAGAAGAGACATTTTGTAGTATTTGTTCGATTAAGTTAGTGGCGTGGTGTTCTAGGGCTTCTACCGCATCGCCGATGGTGTGACAGGGTTGTTGTGTTTTTGTTGAAAGTAATTCGATTTCATTTACAGAGAGCTTTTGGCTAAGATCTGCGGT from Chroococcidiopsis sp. TS-821 encodes:
- a CDS encoding PIG-L deacetylase family protein, whose amino-acid sequence is MNRYYQKIKQRLLSKLRFIYLWWLYQKSKTIASNQKSAIVFAPHQDDETLGCGGTIALKCDRGVALDVVFLTDGRASYAEYPQISPDQLVQIRQQEAIQALKTLGVAQSAIHFLGKPDGGLATLSAVERQATINQLVQLLRDRQPQEVYVPYKEDIHPDHKETYALVQAAVQESNLPIEVLQYPVWARWIPHQLDFKSPELAHVYRLPINKVLKKKIAALAAYQSQYSSMVPGIEPILPPGFIEYFFSPYEIFFKTSHVK
- a CDS encoding glycosyltransferase family 2 protein; the protein is MKISVIIPCFNAAKTIAVQLEALAKQTWTEWEIIVVDNGSTDESVAIVKNYQKHIPNLRLIQASDRPGAAHARNAGAKVATGEALLFCDADDQVEPGWLTAMGEALLKYDFVAGRFDYTQLNEPWLLNTGIFQVQKLGLSQYEFPPYLPFAGSGNLGIKKALHEAVGGFNEDLIYAEDTDYCFRVQLLGAQLYFIEEAVAQIRLRHTFQDIYKQGKCWAESHIYLRSLYGITANKINTFGYLIKVLVYPIKIIFYLQNRSKFAEWLWVLSWNIGLFKGSLKYSQALRSKNDLSINKSSEVEIVTVN
- the aroA gene encoding 3-phosphoshikimate 1-carboxyvinyltransferase, which translates into the protein MSVVITQETNRHQHLVINRTTGLSLHGCIRVPGDKSISHRALMLGAIASGETHIQGLLLGEDPRSTASCFQALGAEISELNTELVTVKGIGLGQLQEPVDVLNAGNSGTTLRLMLGILAAHPGRFFAVTGDSSLRSRPMSRVVKPLQQMGAQIWGRKDNSLAPLAIQGRSLKPIHYHSPIASAQVKSCILLAGLTTEGETTVTEPALSRDHSERMLQAFGAKLSVDPDTRSVTVTGPAQLQGQTVIVPGDISSAAFWLVAAAIVPDSELIIENVGVNPTRTGILEALSMMNADVQLENQRIVAGEPVADLRVRSSQLKSCTIAGDLIPRLIDEIPILAVAAVFAQGTTVIRDAEELRVKESDRIAVMANQLQRMGAKVTELPDGLEIVGGTPLTGTDVDSHTDHRIAMSLAIAALNSTGTTTINRAEAAAISYPDFVPTLEQVCCM
- a CDS encoding glutathione S-transferase family protein, which codes for MGLGVLIDGKWVPEREQEDEGGRFVRPSTTFRDTITADGSSGFKAEPGRYHLYISWACPWAHRTAIMRRLKGLEDVIGLSVVAPVIDQNSWEFSEEEPGSIPDTVNHTNYLWEIYLKADPNYSGRVTVPVLWDKETSTIVNNESREIIRMLDTEFEAYAKQDIHFYPQEQQQKIDETIDAIYQPINNGVYRAGFATTQSAYEEAVTELFEALDYWEHVLSEQRYLCGDRLTEADWCMFTTLLRFDPVYYVHFKCNLRRIADYPNLWNYLKDLYQQKGVKETCHFDHIKKHYYMSHPKVNPTRIVPKGPVLDLDAPHNRYRLGATLQV
- the gatC gene encoding Asp-tRNA(Asn)/Glu-tRNA(Gln) amidotransferase subunit GatC, with the translated sequence MIDREQVRKVALLARLELTPEEEEQFTKQLSSILDYFEQLSELDVTDVPPTARAIEVTNVTRPDELQPYEERDAILSSAPEQEGEYFKVPQILNAEE
- a CDS encoding photosystem I assembly protein Ycf3 — protein: MPRTQRNDNFIDKSFTVMADLILKILPTNKKAKEAFVYYRDGMAAQADGDYAEALDNYNEALELEEDPYDRSYIFYNIALIHASNGEHEKALDYYHQALETNPRLIQALNNIAVIYHYQGERAKEAGDNDSAEALFDKAADYWRRAISIAPNNYLEAQNWLKTTGRMHENF
- a CDS encoding GrpB family protein codes for the protein MRKVEVVPYNPQWRDAFAREKQQVWQALGDNVVAIHHIGSTAIPGIYAKPIIDLLVEVKEIAKIDQYNLSMEALGYEAMGEFGIPGRRYFRKNNAAGVRTHHVHAFEAGEPEVAKHLAFRDYTIAHWEDAQQYSDLKRELARKYPYDIDSYMDGKHEFIQQMNAKAAEWRESQKIDWYTP
- a CDS encoding Uma2 family endonuclease; amino-acid sequence: MTSTTTKITLAEFLKLPETKPASEYISGKIVQKPMPQGRHSRLQSKLCNVINDITEEQKIAYAFPELRCSFGDRSIVPDIAVFQWQRIPFNTSGEVPDNFELPPDWVVEILSPNQQPNQVIGNILHCLQHGSRLAWFIDPDDRSVLVFLPGQQPELKQDSDRLPVLAEIPLELTTAQVFDWLKMAT